A portion of the Candidatus Palauibacter polyketidifaciens genome contains these proteins:
- a CDS encoding response regulator transcription factor, whose translation MSWDTKVLIVDDHEMVRAGLRAIIESTGRMKVVGEAADGEEAIRLAQRLEPDVILMDIDMPRLDGIEATRRISALGLGGGVLILTRYDHEEYLEPVMSVGAMGFIRKSRGPEDLVRAVDLVAAGRTTMPRVASQLYMRRRREFDAQPESPLAALNDQEREILRLTARGYTASQIAGKMSLAQRTIENYRARLKEKLGLHDRSDWVDLALKSGLLLGE comes from the coding sequence GTGAGCTGGGACACGAAGGTGCTCATCGTTGACGACCATGAGATGGTTCGCGCGGGTCTTCGGGCGATCATCGAGAGCACCGGTCGAATGAAGGTGGTTGGGGAGGCTGCCGACGGCGAGGAGGCGATTCGGCTGGCACAGAGACTCGAACCCGACGTGATCCTGATGGACATCGACATGCCTCGCCTGGACGGCATCGAGGCAACCCGGCGAATAAGCGCGCTGGGGCTTGGCGGAGGGGTCCTGATACTCACCAGATACGACCACGAGGAATACCTTGAACCCGTCATGTCCGTAGGTGCGATGGGGTTCATCAGGAAGAGCCGGGGGCCTGAAGACTTGGTCCGGGCTGTGGATCTGGTCGCCGCCGGACGGACAACGATGCCTCGCGTGGCGTCCCAGCTCTACATGAGGAGACGACGGGAATTCGACGCCCAGCCGGAATCCCCACTGGCCGCCTTGAACGATCAGGAACGCGAAATCCTGAGACTCACCGCCAGAGGCTATACGGCAAGCCAGATTGCCGGCAAGATGTCCTTGGCGCAAAGGACAATCGAGAACTACCGTGCCCGCCTCAAGGAGAAACTCGGGTTGCACGACCGGTCGGATTGGGTGGATCTGGCGCTCAAGTCGGGCTTGCTGCTGGGCGAGTAG
- a CDS encoding PAS domain-containing sensor histidine kinase: protein MLADTLLREVLDASPDAILVVDDAGVIRDVNERATTMFAWHRDEMVGLGVDLLVPFQHRARHAELRAEYALRPRARPIGHGLLLHGERRDGSQFPAEIALTPWQPADYGSMVVCTVRDLSRFDRWRSMSMARVEAAEAERTRMAGELHDDIVQRMVFIKHRFTTLRSTEGLSGDDDRLLELSSAIDDTIASIERVCRGLTPLELKHFGLSFALRILFREYSEAGFAVHCNLIDVGRDLDPAKALAVFRIVQESLANARQHSGADEATVTLTGDSGWIEVEVRDAGVGFDTAAIGSSGCGIGLLGMSERAAMIGGVFEVRSCLGSGTGIRIRVPVAEHATAEEGL from the coding sequence ATGCTCGCAGACACCCTCCTGAGAGAAGTCCTTGATGCGTCGCCGGACGCCATCTTGGTGGTGGATGACGCTGGCGTCATCCGGGATGTGAACGAGCGCGCTACGACCATGTTCGCGTGGCATCGCGATGAGATGGTCGGACTGGGTGTCGACCTCTTGGTGCCCTTCCAGCATCGCGCCCGCCACGCGGAACTGAGGGCCGAATACGCGCTCCGACCCCGCGCTCGGCCAATCGGACACGGCTTGCTCTTGCACGGGGAACGCCGAGACGGAAGTCAGTTCCCAGCCGAAATCGCGCTCACGCCATGGCAACCCGCCGATTACGGATCGATGGTTGTCTGCACGGTTCGAGACCTGTCCCGATTCGACCGTTGGCGCAGCATGTCCATGGCGAGGGTGGAGGCAGCGGAAGCGGAGCGGACCCGTATGGCTGGCGAGTTGCACGACGACATCGTCCAGCGGATGGTCTTCATCAAGCACCGCTTCACGACCCTGCGGAGCACGGAGGGCTTGTCCGGCGACGACGACCGTCTGCTGGAGCTGAGTTCGGCAATTGATGACACCATTGCGTCGATTGAGCGGGTCTGCCGAGGCCTGACGCCGCTGGAACTCAAGCACTTCGGATTGAGCTTCGCGTTGAGGATCCTGTTTCGCGAGTATTCCGAAGCCGGGTTCGCGGTTCACTGCAACCTCATCGATGTGGGGCGCGACTTGGACCCGGCGAAGGCGCTTGCGGTGTTTCGCATCGTCCAAGAGTCTCTCGCCAACGCGCGTCAGCATTCGGGAGCGGACGAAGCCACCGTAACCCTGACCGGCGATTCCGGGTGGATAGAAGTTGAAGTGAGGGACGCTGGCGTCGGCTTCGATACCGCCGCCATCGGCTCGTCGGGGTGCGGAATCGGGCTCCTCGGGATGAGTGAACGCGCCGCCATGATCGGCGGGGTCTTCGAGGTGCGCAGTTGCCTCGGCAGTGGCACTGGAATCCGGATTCGCGTTCCGGTGGCTGAGCATGCTACGGCGGAGGAAGGGCTGTGA